In Pseudomonas sp. Leaf58, one DNA window encodes the following:
- a CDS encoding efflux RND transporter periplasmic adaptor subunit, producing the protein MTLMGPLLVVCLGLVSLLSGCSKEEQTEQLPRVGVQQVSPTDFAARVTLTGDVQARVQTDLSFRVGGKIISRSVDVGDHVKANQVLARLDPKDLQNNVDSAKAEVFAAQARVTQTSAAFVRQQKLLPKGYTSQSEYDSAEAALRSNQSALKAAQAQLANANEQLSYTALVSEADGVITERQAEVGQVVQATMPIFSLATDGDRDAVFNVYESLLVAPPSDAGVIVSLLDDPKIQARGFVREITPTVSAQSGTVQVKVGLKDVPPGMQLGAPVTATTNAQGRPSIELPWSALTKALHEPAVWVVGEGDKVELRKVEVTRYLTGKIVIASGLKGGETVVVNGGQLLHPGMQVEKIDGKAPGSKL; encoded by the coding sequence ATGACGTTGATGGGTCCGCTGTTGGTTGTTTGCCTGGGGCTGGTGTCGCTGCTGTCAGGCTGTAGCAAGGAAGAACAGACCGAGCAGCTGCCTCGGGTTGGCGTGCAACAGGTATCTCCGACCGATTTCGCTGCCAGGGTCACCCTGACCGGCGATGTGCAGGCGCGGGTGCAGACCGACCTGTCGTTCCGGGTGGGCGGCAAGATCATTTCGCGCAGCGTCGATGTCGGCGACCACGTCAAGGCCAACCAGGTGCTCGCGCGCCTGGACCCGAAAGACTTGCAGAACAACGTCGACTCGGCCAAGGCAGAGGTGTTTGCTGCGCAGGCGCGGGTCACCCAGACCAGCGCTGCCTTCGTGCGCCAGCAAAAGCTGCTGCCCAAGGGCTACACCAGCCAAAGCGAATACGATTCTGCCGAAGCTGCACTGCGCAGCAACCAGAGCGCGCTCAAGGCTGCCCAGGCACAACTGGCCAATGCCAACGAGCAACTGAGCTACACCGCACTGGTCTCCGAGGCGGATGGGGTCATCACCGAGCGCCAGGCCGAGGTCGGCCAAGTAGTGCAGGCGACCATGCCAATTTTCAGCCTGGCCACAGACGGCGACCGTGATGCCGTGTTCAACGTCTACGAATCGCTGCTGGTGGCCCCACCCAGCGATGCCGGGGTGATCGTCAGCCTGCTGGATGACCCCAAAATCCAGGCCCGGGGCTTCGTACGCGAGATCACCCCAACCGTGTCGGCACAAAGCGGCACGGTGCAGGTCAAGGTAGGGCTCAAAGACGTGCCGCCTGGGATGCAATTGGGCGCCCCGGTGACCGCCACCACCAATGCCCAGGGCCGCCCGAGCATCGAACTACCGTGGTCGGCGCTGACCAAGGCTCTGCATGAACCTGCCGTGTGGGTAGTAGGCGAGGGCGACAAGGTGGAGCTGCGCAAGGTCGAGGTCACCCGTTACCTCACCGGCAAGATCGTCATCGCCAGTGGCCTGAAGGGCGGCGAAACTGTGGTCGTCAACGGGGGGCAGTTGCTGCACCCTGGAATGCAGGTAGAGAAAATCGACGGCAAGGCCCCAGGGAGTAAGCTATGA
- the potA gene encoding polyamine ABC transporter ATP-binding protein has protein sequence MAVASGAYKKALEGGQQPKQVLVKIDRVTKKFDETVAVDDVSLEIRKGEIFALLGGSGSGKSTLLRMLAGFERPTEGRILLDGVDITDMPPYERPINMMFQSYALFPHMTVAQNIAFGLQQDKLPKADIDARVAEMLKLVHMTQYAKRKPHQLSGGQRQRVALARSLAKRPKLLLLDEPMGALDKKLRSQMQLELVEIIERVGVTCVMVTHDQEEAMTMAQRIAIMHLGWIAQIGSPVDIYETPTSRLVCEFIGNVNLFEGEVVDDAEGHAIIASPELERKIYVGHGITTSVEDKHITYALRPEKMLVTTQQPTCEHNWSRGKVHDIAYLGGHSVFYVELPSGKVVQSFVANAERQGTRPTWGDEVYVWWEDDSGVVLRS, from the coding sequence ATGGCAGTTGCCTCCGGTGCCTATAAAAAAGCCCTCGAGGGTGGCCAGCAACCCAAGCAGGTGCTGGTCAAGATCGACCGGGTTACGAAAAAGTTCGACGAAACGGTAGCCGTGGACGATGTGTCCCTGGAAATCCGCAAGGGCGAGATCTTCGCCCTGCTGGGTGGCTCCGGTTCTGGCAAGTCCACCTTGCTGCGTATGCTGGCCGGCTTCGAACGCCCCACAGAAGGGCGGATTTTGCTCGATGGCGTCGACATCACCGACATGCCGCCCTACGAGCGGCCGATCAATATGATGTTCCAGTCCTACGCGCTGTTCCCGCACATGACCGTGGCGCAGAACATCGCCTTTGGCCTGCAGCAGGACAAGCTGCCCAAGGCAGACATCGACGCCCGCGTGGCCGAGATGCTCAAACTGGTGCACATGACTCAGTACGCCAAGCGCAAGCCACACCAGTTGTCTGGTGGCCAACGCCAGCGCGTGGCCCTGGCCCGCTCCCTGGCCAAGCGCCCCAAGCTGCTGCTGCTCGACGAGCCGATGGGCGCACTGGACAAGAAACTGCGTTCGCAGATGCAGCTTGAGCTGGTGGAGATCATCGAGCGCGTGGGTGTGACCTGCGTGATGGTGACCCACGACCAGGAAGAGGCCATGACCATGGCCCAGCGCATCGCCATCATGCACCTGGGTTGGATCGCCCAGATTGGCTCGCCTGTGGATATCTACGAGACCCCCACCAGCCGCCTGGTGTGCGAGTTCATCGGCAACGTCAACCTGTTCGAAGGTGAAGTGGTCGACGATGCCGAAGGCCACGCGATCATTGCCAGCCCGGAGCTGGAGCGCAAAATCTACGTCGGCCACGGCATCACTACGTCGGTAGAAGACAAGCACATCACCTACGCACTGCGCCCGGAAAAAATGCTGGTCACCACCCAGCAACCAACCTGCGAGCACAACTGGTCGCGCGGCAAGGTGCACGACATCGCCTACCTGGGTGGCCACTCGGTGTTCTACGTCGAGCTGCCGAGCGGCAAGGTCGTGCAGTCGTTCGTCGCCAACGCCGAGCGTCAGGGCACACGGCCTACCTGGGGCGATGAAGTGTACGTGTGGTGGGAAGACGACAGCGGCGTGGTACTGCGGTCATGA
- a CDS encoding transposase, which translates to MVIHQLRQSDEEHACRSLAWVLMPDHLHWLIELKGTTLGTLTRRFKSRSSLVLHQAGVEHDPVWQSGYQDRALRREESMVHVARYIVANPLRAGLVNRVRDYPHWDAVWL; encoded by the coding sequence CTGGTCATACACCAACTGCGCCAGTCGGATGAGGAACATGCCTGCCGGTCACTGGCTTGGGTACTGATGCCGGACCATCTGCATTGGCTGATCGAGTTGAAAGGCACGACGCTGGGCACCTTGACGCGCAGGTTCAAGTCCAGGTCCAGTCTGGTTTTGCATCAGGCGGGGGTTGAGCATGATCCGGTATGGCAGTCTGGGTATCAGGACCGGGCTTTAAGGCGGGAGGAAAGCATGGTGCATGTCGCCAGGTACATCGTTGCCAACCCCTTGCGGGCTGGACTGGTCAACCGTGTAAGGGACTATCCACACTGGGATGCAGTCTGGCTTTAA
- a CDS encoding ABC transporter permease subunit, with the protein MKLRKLKRAFQRLTPQGRHVVIGVPFIWLFLFFMLPFFIVLKISFAEADVAIPPYTEIYSYVEDKIQLVLNLANYGLLTEDELYLSAYLGSLKMAFFSTLLCLLIGFPMAYAIANAKKETQTVLLLLIMMPTWTAILIRVYAWMGILSNNGLLNGFLLWTGLIDQPLQILNTNLAVYIGVVYSYLPFMILPLFANLVKHDPSLLEAASDLGSSTFNSFWKITVPLSKNGIIAGCMLVFIPVVGEFVIPELLGGPETLMIGKVLWQEFFNNRDWPVASALAVVMLAILIVPILLFNRSQAKEMEGRA; encoded by the coding sequence ATGAAACTGCGCAAGCTCAAGCGAGCCTTCCAGCGCCTGACCCCGCAAGGGCGGCATGTGGTGATCGGCGTGCCGTTCATCTGGCTGTTCCTGTTCTTCATGCTGCCGTTCTTCATCGTGCTGAAAATCAGCTTTGCCGAAGCTGATGTGGCGATCCCGCCGTACACCGAGATCTACAGCTACGTCGAAGACAAGATTCAGCTGGTGCTGAACCTGGCCAACTACGGCCTGTTGACCGAGGACGAGCTGTACCTCTCGGCCTACTTGGGTTCATTGAAGATGGCCTTCTTCAGCACCTTGCTGTGCCTGCTGATCGGCTTCCCGATGGCCTACGCCATCGCCAACGCCAAGAAGGAGACCCAAACGGTCTTGCTGTTGCTGATCATGATGCCGACCTGGACCGCGATCCTGATTCGGGTCTACGCCTGGATGGGTATTCTGAGTAACAACGGCCTGCTTAATGGCTTCTTGCTGTGGACTGGGTTGATCGACCAGCCGCTGCAAATCCTCAACACCAACCTGGCGGTGTACATCGGCGTGGTTTATTCGTACCTGCCGTTCATGATCCTGCCGTTGTTCGCCAACTTGGTGAAGCACGACCCGAGCCTGCTTGAAGCGGCTTCGGACCTGGGGTCGAGCACCTTCAACAGCTTTTGGAAGATCACCGTACCGCTGTCGAAAAACGGCATCATCGCCGGCTGCATGCTGGTGTTCATCCCGGTGGTGGGCGAGTTCGTGATTCCTGAGCTGCTTGGCGGCCCGGAAACCCTGATGATCGGTAAAGTGCTGTGGCAAGAGTTCTTCAACAACCGTGACTGGCCGGTGGCATCCGCCTTGGCGGTGGTGATGCTGGCGATCCTGATTGTGCCGATCCTGCTGTTCAACCGTAGCCAGGCTAAAGAGATGGAGGGCCGCGCATGA
- a CDS encoding polyamine ABC transporter substrate-binding protein → MNKMGKTLLAAALMGAMASAVQAEDKVLNVYNWSDYIAPDTIAKFEKQTGIKVKYDVFDSNETLEAKLLAGKSGYDIVVPSNNFLAKQIKAGVYEELDRSKLPNWKNLDPDLLKAVGDASDKDNKHAFPYMWGSIGIGYNPEKVKAALGVDKIDSWDAVFKPENIAKLKSCGVSFLDAPTEMLPAALHYLGLPSNSTKKEDLKAAEDLFLKIRPSITYFHSSKYIGDMANGNICVAVGYSGDLEQSKARAHEAGDKVKVDYVIPKEGAGTFYDMVAIPKDAEHKDAAYQFMDFLMQPEIMAEITNAVRFPNGNQAATAFVDKDITSDPSIYPPAEVKKQLYAIAAPDASVQRVITRSWTKIKSGK, encoded by the coding sequence ATGAATAAAATGGGCAAGACGTTGCTGGCCGCCGCCCTGATGGGTGCCATGGCCTCCGCTGTTCAGGCTGAAGACAAAGTGTTGAACGTCTACAACTGGTCGGACTACATCGCTCCGGACACCATCGCCAAGTTCGAGAAGCAGACCGGTATCAAGGTCAAGTACGACGTCTTCGACAGCAACGAAACCCTTGAAGCCAAGCTGCTGGCGGGCAAGTCGGGCTACGACATCGTGGTGCCGTCCAACAACTTCCTGGCCAAGCAGATCAAGGCTGGCGTGTACGAAGAACTGGACCGTTCCAAGCTGCCGAACTGGAAAAACCTCGACCCGGACCTGCTCAAAGCCGTTGGCGATGCCAGCGACAAGGACAACAAGCACGCTTTCCCGTACATGTGGGGCTCGATCGGCATCGGCTATAACCCTGAGAAGGTCAAGGCCGCGCTGGGCGTGGACAAGATCGACTCGTGGGATGCGGTGTTCAAACCCGAGAACATTGCCAAACTCAAGAGCTGCGGTGTGAGCTTCCTGGATGCCCCGACCGAAATGCTGCCGGCCGCGCTGCACTACCTGGGCCTGCCGAGCAACAGCACCAAGAAAGAAGACTTGAAGGCCGCCGAGGACCTGTTCCTCAAGATTCGTCCTTCGATCACCTACTTCCACTCGTCCAAGTACATCGGTGACATGGCCAACGGCAACATCTGCGTGGCCGTCGGTTATTCGGGTGACCTGGAGCAGTCCAAGGCCCGCGCCCACGAAGCTGGCGACAAGGTCAAAGTGGACTACGTCATTCCGAAGGAAGGTGCCGGTACCTTCTACGACATGGTCGCCATCCCTAAGGATGCCGAGCACAAAGACGCTGCCTACCAGTTCATGGACTTCCTGATGCAGCCAGAAATCATGGCTGAAATCACCAATGCCGTGCGCTTCCCGAACGGCAACCAGGCGGCCACTGCGTTCGTTGACAAAGACATCACCAGCGACCCGAGCATCTACCCGCCAGCCGAAGTGAAGAAGCAGCTGTACGCAATCGCTGCGCCTGACGCTTCTGTGCAGCGTGTGATCACCCGTAGCTGGACCAAGATCAAATCGGGCAAGTAA
- a CDS encoding polyamine ABC transporter substrate-binding protein: MSISVFRKALMAGAGLTLACSVQAAPTVHFYNWSDYIGPTTLADFEKTTGIKPVQDVFDSNETLEGKLLAGNTGYDVVVPSNHFLGKQIKAGAFQKLDKHLLPNYANLDPALMKRLEKNDPGNQYAVPYLWGTNGIGYNVDKVKAALGVDTIDSWAVLFEPENMKKLSKCGVAFLDSADEMLPAVLNYMGLNPNSTDPKDYAKAEQKLLAVRPYVTYFHSSKYITDLANGDICVAAGFSGDVFQAKARAIEAKKGVNLAYAIPKEGGNLWFDVLAIPADAKNVKEAHAFINYLLKPEAIAQVSDYVGYANPNPKAGDLMDQAVRTDAAVYPPQEVLDKMFVNSELPPKVQRLMTRSWTKVKSGK; this comes from the coding sequence TTGTCTATTTCTGTATTCCGCAAGGCCTTGATGGCTGGCGCGGGCCTGACGCTGGCATGCAGCGTCCAAGCGGCGCCTACGGTGCACTTCTACAACTGGTCCGACTACATCGGCCCGACCACACTCGCGGACTTCGAGAAAACCACGGGCATCAAGCCCGTGCAGGACGTGTTCGACTCCAATGAAACCCTGGAAGGCAAGCTGCTGGCCGGTAACACCGGCTATGACGTGGTAGTGCCGTCCAACCATTTCCTCGGCAAGCAGATCAAAGCGGGCGCATTCCAGAAGCTCGACAAGCACCTGCTGCCCAACTATGCCAACCTCGACCCGGCGCTGATGAAGCGCCTGGAAAAGAACGACCCAGGCAACCAGTACGCCGTGCCTTACCTATGGGGCACCAACGGCATCGGTTACAACGTCGACAAGGTGAAGGCCGCGCTGGGCGTCGACACCATCGATTCCTGGGCCGTGCTGTTCGAACCCGAGAATATGAAGAAGCTCTCCAAGTGCGGTGTGGCCTTCCTCGACTCGGCGGACGAAATGCTCCCGGCAGTGCTCAACTACATGGGCCTCAACCCCAACAGCACCGACCCCAAGGATTACGCCAAGGCCGAGCAGAAGTTGCTGGCGGTACGCCCGTACGTGACTTACTTCCACTCGTCCAAATACATCACCGACCTGGCCAACGGCGACATCTGCGTCGCGGCAGGTTTTTCGGGTGATGTGTTCCAGGCCAAGGCCCGCGCTATCGAGGCGAAGAAGGGCGTGAACCTGGCCTACGCCATTCCCAAGGAAGGCGGCAACCTCTGGTTCGACGTGCTGGCGATCCCCGCGGACGCCAAGAATGTCAAAGAGGCGCATGCCTTCATCAACTATTTGCTGAAGCCTGAGGCTATCGCCCAGGTCAGTGATTACGTCGGTTACGCCAACCCGAACCCCAAGGCTGGCGACCTGATGGACCAGGCCGTGAGGACTGACGCCGCGGTTTACCCACCGCAGGAAGTGCTGGACAAGATGTTCGTGAATTCAGAGTTGCCACCCAAAGTGCAACGGCTGATGACCCGTAGCTGGACCAAGGTCAAGTCGGGCAAGTAA
- a CDS encoding ABC transporter permease subunit, whose amino-acid sequence MKRFSFSKLMLVLGLLFIYLPMLILVIYSFNASKLVTVWGGWSIKWYVGLLDNTQLMGSVMRSLEIACYTAVAAVALGTLAAFVLTRVTRFKGRTLFGGLVTAPLVMPEVITGLSLLLLFVAMAQMIGWPQERGIVTIWIAHTTFCAAYVAVVVSARLRELDLSIEEAAMDLGAKPWKVFFLITIPMIAPSLAAGGMMSFALSLDDLVLASFVSGPGSTTLPMEVFSAVRLGVKPEINAVASLILLSVSLVTFFVWYFSRRAEEHRRKAIQQAIEEGAAANASQPQVKRPTQVAASA is encoded by the coding sequence ATGAAACGCTTCAGTTTCTCCAAGCTGATGCTGGTGCTCGGCTTGCTGTTCATCTACCTGCCGATGCTGATCTTGGTGATCTACTCGTTCAACGCCTCCAAGCTGGTAACGGTATGGGGTGGTTGGTCGATCAAGTGGTACGTCGGCTTGCTCGACAACACCCAGCTGATGGGTTCGGTAATGCGCTCGCTGGAAATCGCCTGCTACACAGCGGTAGCGGCGGTGGCGCTGGGTACGCTGGCGGCTTTCGTGCTGACCCGGGTTACCCGTTTCAAGGGCCGCACGCTGTTCGGTGGCCTGGTCACCGCGCCGCTGGTGATGCCCGAGGTGATTACCGGCCTGTCGCTGTTGCTGCTGTTCGTAGCCATGGCGCAGATGATCGGCTGGCCGCAGGAGCGTGGCATTGTCACCATCTGGATCGCCCACACCACGTTCTGTGCAGCATATGTGGCAGTAGTGGTGTCGGCTCGCCTGCGTGAGCTGGACCTGTCTATCGAGGAAGCGGCGATGGACCTGGGTGCCAAGCCGTGGAAGGTGTTCTTCCTGATCACCATCCCGATGATCGCGCCGTCGCTGGCGGCGGGCGGCATGATGTCGTTCGCGCTGTCGCTGGACGACCTGGTACTGGCCAGCTTCGTCTCCGGCCCGGGTTCGACCACCTTGCCGATGGAAGTGTTCTCGGCGGTACGGTTGGGTGTGAAGCCTGAGATCAACGCTGTCGCCAGTTTGATTCTGCTGTCGGTGTCGCTGGTGACCTTCTTTGTCTGGTACTTCAGCCGCCGCGCTGAAGAGCATCGTCGCAAGGCGATTCAGCAGGCCATCGAAGAGGGGGCGGCGGCGAATGCCTCGCAGCCACAGGTCAAGCGCCCGACGCAGGTGGCTGCGTCGGCCTGA
- a CDS encoding aspartate aminotransferase family protein: MSVKKPQTREWQTLSGEHHLAPFSDYKQLKEKGPRIITKAQGVHLWDSEGHKILDGMAGLWCVAVGYGREELVQAAEKQMRELPYYNLFFQTAHPPALELAKAIADVAPQGMTHVFFTGSGSEGNDTVLRMVRHYWALKGKPQKQTIIGRINGYHGSTVAGASLGGMSGMHEQGGLPIPGIVHIPQPYWFGEGGDMTPDDFGVWAAEQLEQKILEVGEDNVAAFIAEPIQGAGGVIIPPDTYWPKVKEILAKYDILFVADEVICGFGRTGEWFGSDYYDLKPDLMTIAKGLTSGYIPMGGVIVRDTVAQVLSEGGDFNHGFTYSGHPVAAAVGLENLRLLRDEKIVEKARTEAAPYLQKRLRELQDHPLVGEVRGLGLLGAIELVKDKATRSRYEGKGVGMICRTFCFENGLIMRAVGDTMIIAPPLVISHAEIDELVEKARKCLDLTLEAIR; encoded by the coding sequence ATGAGCGTCAAAAAGCCGCAAACCCGTGAATGGCAAACCCTGAGCGGGGAGCATCATCTCGCGCCTTTCAGTGACTACAAGCAACTGAAGGAGAAGGGGCCGCGCATCATCACCAAGGCCCAGGGTGTGCATTTGTGGGACAGCGAGGGGCACAAGATCCTCGACGGCATGGCCGGCCTGTGGTGCGTGGCGGTGGGGTATGGCCGTGAAGAACTGGTGCAGGCGGCAGAGAAGCAAATGCGTGAACTGCCGTACTACAACCTGTTCTTCCAGACCGCCCACCCGCCTGCGCTGGAGCTGGCCAAGGCAATCGCCGACGTGGCGCCGCAAGGCATGACCCATGTGTTCTTCACTGGCTCCGGCTCCGAAGGTAACGACACCGTGCTGCGCATGGTGCGCCATTACTGGGCGCTGAAAGGCAAGCCACAGAAGCAGACCATTATTGGCCGCATCAACGGTTACCACGGCTCCACCGTGGCCGGTGCCAGCCTGGGCGGCATGAGCGGCATGCACGAGCAGGGCGGCCTGCCGATTCCGGGCATCGTGCATATTCCGCAGCCGTACTGGTTTGGCGAAGGCGGCGACATGACCCCGGATGACTTCGGTGTGTGGGCGGCTGAGCAACTGGAGCAGAAAATTCTCGAAGTCGGCGAAGACAACGTTGCCGCCTTTATCGCCGAGCCGATCCAGGGCGCTGGCGGCGTGATCATCCCGCCGGACACCTACTGGCCGAAGGTGAAAGAGATCCTCGCCAAGTACGACATCCTGTTCGTCGCCGACGAAGTGATCTGCGGTTTCGGCCGCACCGGCGAGTGGTTCGGCTCCGACTACTACGACCTCAAGCCCGACCTGATGACCATCGCCAAGGGCCTGACCTCCGGTTACATCCCCATGGGCGGTGTAATCGTGCGTGACACCGTGGCCCAGGTACTCAGTGAAGGCGGCGACTTCAACCATGGCTTCACCTACTCCGGCCACCCGGTGGCGGCTGCGGTAGGCCTGGAAAACCTGCGCCTTCTGCGCGACGAAAAAATCGTCGAGAAGGCGCGCACTGAAGCGGCACCGTATTTGCAGAAGCGTTTGCGTGAGCTGCAGGACCACCCGCTGGTGGGCGAGGTACGCGGCCTGGGCCTGCTCGGCGCGATCGAGCTGGTCAAGGACAAGGCCACCCGCAGCCGTTACGAAGGCAAGGGCGTGGGCATGATCTGCCGCACCTTCTGCTTCGAAAATGGCCTGATCATGCGTGCGGTAGGTGACACCATGATCATCGCGCCGCCGCTGGTCATCAGCCATGCAGAGATCGACGAGTTGGTGGAAAAGGCGCGCAAATGCCTCGATTTGACGCTCGAAGCGATTCGTTGA
- a CDS encoding glutamine synthetase family protein yields MSVPPRAVQLNEANAFLKEHPEVLYVDLLIADMNGVVRGKRIERTSLHKVYEKGINLPASLFALDINGSTVESTGLGLDIGDADRICYPIPDTLCNEPWQKRPTAQLLMTMHEIEGEPFFADPREVLRQVVSKFDEMGLTICAAFELEFYLIDQENVNGRPQPPRSPISGKRPQSTQVYLIDDLDEYADCLQDILEGAKEQGIPADAIVKESAPAQFEVNLHHVPDPLKACDYAVLLKRLIKNIAYDHEMDTTFMAKPYPGQAGNGLHVHISVLDKDGNNIFTSEDPEQNAALRHAVGGVLETLPASMAFLCPNVNSYRRFGAQFYVPNAPSWGLDNRTVALRVPTGSPDAVRLEHRVAGADANPYLMMAAVLAGVHHGLTNKVEPGEPIEGNSYEQLEQSLPNNLRDALRELDDSEILNKYIDPKYIDIFVACKESELEEFEHSISDLEYNWYLHTV; encoded by the coding sequence ATGTCGGTACCCCCGCGTGCCGTTCAGCTTAACGAAGCGAACGCGTTCCTTAAGGAACATCCTGAGGTTCTCTACGTTGACCTTCTGATTGCAGATATGAATGGTGTGGTGCGTGGCAAGCGCATTGAGCGCACCAGCCTCCACAAGGTTTACGAGAAAGGCATCAATCTGCCGGCCTCCCTCTTCGCCCTGGATATCAACGGTTCCACTGTCGAAAGCACCGGCCTTGGCCTGGACATCGGCGATGCTGACCGTATCTGCTATCCAATCCCCGACACACTCTGTAACGAACCGTGGCAAAAGCGCCCCACTGCCCAGCTACTGATGACCATGCACGAGATCGAAGGCGAACCATTCTTCGCCGACCCTCGTGAAGTACTGCGTCAGGTGGTGAGCAAGTTCGACGAAATGGGCCTGACCATCTGCGCCGCGTTCGAGCTGGAGTTCTACCTGATCGACCAGGAGAACGTGAACGGCCGCCCACAGCCGCCGCGCTCGCCAATCTCGGGCAAGCGCCCGCAGTCGACCCAGGTGTACCTGATCGACGACCTCGACGAATATGCCGACTGCCTGCAGGACATCCTGGAAGGCGCCAAGGAACAAGGCATCCCGGCCGACGCCATCGTCAAGGAAAGCGCCCCGGCGCAGTTCGAAGTCAACCTGCACCACGTGCCAGACCCGCTCAAGGCCTGCGACTACGCGGTACTGCTCAAGCGGTTGATCAAGAACATCGCCTACGACCATGAAATGGACACCACCTTCATGGCCAAGCCCTACCCGGGCCAGGCAGGTAACGGCCTGCATGTACACATTTCCGTGCTGGACAAAGATGGCAACAACATCTTCACCAGCGAGGATCCCGAGCAGAACGCCGCATTACGTCACGCTGTCGGCGGTGTGCTCGAGACCCTGCCTGCGTCCATGGCGTTCCTGTGCCCGAACGTCAACTCGTACCGCCGTTTTGGCGCACAGTTCTACGTACCGAACGCGCCAAGCTGGGGCCTGGACAACCGCACCGTAGCCCTGCGCGTACCGACCGGCTCGCCGGACGCCGTGCGCCTCGAACACCGCGTGGCAGGTGCCGACGCCAACCCGTACCTGATGATGGCCGCTGTGCTGGCCGGCGTGCACCATGGCCTGACCAACAAGGTCGAGCCAGGTGAGCCGATTGAAGGCAACTCGTACGAGCAGCTGGAGCAGAGCCTGCCGAACAACCTGCGCGATGCACTGCGCGAGCTGGACGACAGCGAAATCCTGAACAAGTACATCGATCCGAAGTACATCGATATCTTTGTCGCGTGCAAGGAGAGCGAGCTGGAGGAGTTCGAACACTCGATCTCCGACCTCGAGTACAACTGGTATCTGCATACCGTGTAA
- a CDS encoding glutamine synthetase family protein — MSNNLDQLTDWLKEHKITEVECMISDLTGITRGKISPTNKFIAEKGMRLPESVLLQTVTGDYVDDDIYYELLDPADIDMICRPDENAVFLVPWAIEPTAQVIHDTYDKKGNPVELSPRNVLKKVLQLYADKGWQPIVAPEMEFYLTKRSEDPDFPLQPPVGRSGRPETGRQSFSIEAANEFDPLFEDVYDWCELQQLDLDTLIHEDGTAQMEINFRHGNALHLADQILVFKRTMREAALKHNVAATFMAKPMTGEPGSAMHLHQSVVDVATGKNIFSNDDGSMSELFLHHIGGLQKFIPEALPLFAPNVNSFRRFLPDTSAPVNVEWGEENRTVGLRVPDAGPQSRRVENRLPGADANPYLAIAASLLCGYIGMVEGIEASAPVQGRGYERRNLRLPLTIEDALERMENSHSLVQYLGKKFITGYVATKRAEHENFKRVISSWEREFLLFAV, encoded by the coding sequence ATGAGTAACAACCTCGACCAGCTCACCGATTGGTTGAAAGAGCACAAGATCACCGAAGTCGAATGCATGATCAGTGACCTGACCGGCATCACGCGCGGCAAGATTTCGCCTACCAACAAGTTTATCGCCGAAAAAGGCATGCGCCTGCCTGAAAGCGTGCTGCTGCAGACCGTGACCGGCGACTACGTCGACGACGACATCTATTACGAACTGCTCGACCCGGCGGACATCGACATGATCTGCCGCCCCGACGAAAACGCCGTGTTCCTGGTACCGTGGGCCATCGAGCCAACCGCCCAGGTGATCCACGACACCTACGACAAGAAGGGCAACCCGGTCGAACTGTCGCCGCGCAACGTGCTGAAAAAAGTACTCCAGCTCTACGCCGACAAGGGCTGGCAGCCGATCGTCGCGCCCGAGATGGAGTTCTACCTGACCAAGCGTAGCGAAGACCCGGACTTCCCACTGCAGCCGCCGGTAGGCCGCTCGGGCCGCCCAGAAACCGGCCGCCAGTCGTTCTCGATCGAGGCCGCCAACGAATTCGACCCGCTGTTCGAAGATGTTTACGACTGGTGCGAACTGCAGCAACTGGACCTCGACACGCTGATCCACGAAGACGGCACGGCGCAGATGGAGATCAACTTCCGTCACGGTAACGCCCTGCACTTGGCCGACCAGATCCTGGTGTTCAAGCGCACCATGCGCGAGGCCGCGCTCAAGCACAACGTGGCCGCCACCTTCATGGCCAAGCCCATGACCGGCGAGCCGGGCAGTGCCATGCACCTGCACCAGAGCGTGGTCGATGTGGCCACTGGCAAAAACATCTTCAGCAACGACGACGGCAGCATGAGCGAGCTGTTCCTGCACCACATCGGTGGCCTGCAGAAGTTCATCCCCGAGGCGCTGCCGCTGTTCGCCCCCAACGTCAACTCGTTCCGCCGCTTCCTGCCTGACACTTCAGCGCCGGTGAACGTGGAGTGGGGTGAAGAAAACCGCACCGTCGGCCTGCGCGTGCCGGACGCTGGCCCGCAAAGCCGCCGGGTCGAGAACCGCCTGCCGGGCGCCGACGCCAACCCTTACCTGGCCATTGCCGCCAGCCTGCTGTGTGGCTACATCGGCATGGTCGAAGGCATCGAAGCCAGTGCGCCAGTTCAGGGCCGTGGCTACGAACGCCGCAACCTGCGCCTGCCTCTGACCATCGAAGATGCCCTGGAACGTATGGAAAACAGCCATTCGTTGGTGCAGTACCTGGGCAAGAAATTCATTACCGGCTACGTCGCCACCAAGCGCGCCGAGCACGAAAATTTCAAACGCGTCATCAGTTCCTGGGAGCGTGAGTTCCTGCTGTTCGCTGTCTGA